Proteins from one Oenanthe melanoleuca isolate GR-GAL-2019-014 chromosome 1, OMel1.0, whole genome shotgun sequence genomic window:
- the SERTM1 gene encoding serine-rich and transmembrane domain-containing protein 1 isoform X1, which translates to MRVRAMRGDLHPLAPVRRGARRGQHGTARHGTARHGTAQPSTARHSPARPGGSGWRGAGGAGRARGGPGAALPPRPCGTERGWSGAGAGLERGWSGAGAGLEPRRAARRKSGAAAGRRCRAAACARAGASRAGASRAGASRRRQPSAFRGRWTLRVRGVVLCPAPQTVRFLVPWRSAVARRFPQPGAARCRCPVGTRRVREALCAREQLPPCLARAAAPREHPQRFACPVLKPRAFGFHKRLTEGLFSARSPFGFGRDHQPHPLHSAPISISSSCFSEG; encoded by the exons ATGCGGGTGCGTGCGATGCGCGGTGACCTCCATCCCCTAGCGCCGGTGAGGCGGGGGGCTCGCCGGGGCcagcacggcacggcacggcacggtACAGCACGGCACGgtacagcacagcccagcacggcacggcacagcccggcccgtCCGGGGGGCAGCGGCTGGCgaggggcggggggcgcgggccgggcgaggggcgggccgggggcggcgcTGCCTCCGCGGCCGTGCGGGacggagcggggctggagcggggctggagcggggctggagcggggctggagcggggctggagcggggctggagccgcGCAGGGCAGCGCGGAGGAAGAGCGGGGCGGCTGCGGGCAGAAGGTGCCGCGCTGCCGCTTGCGCCCGAGCCGGAGCATCCCGAGCCGGAGCATCCCGAGCCGGAGCATCCCGGCGGCGTCAGCCCTCTGCTTTCCGAGGGAGGTGGACGCTCCGGGTGCGGGGTGTTGTTTTGTGCCCTGCCCCTCAGACGGTGCGGTTTTTGGTGCCCTGGCGCTCGGCTGTCGCCCGCAGGTTCCCGCAGCCCGGGGCCGCTCGCTGCCGCTGTCCGGTCGGGACCCGGCGGGTTCGGGAAGCTCTGTGCGCCCGGGAGCAGCTCCCGCCGTGCCTCGCCCGTGCTGCTGCTCCGAGGGAGCATCCTCAGCGGTTTGCCTGTCCTGTGCTGAAACCAAGGGCGTTCGGTTTTCACAAGCGTTTAACCGAG GGGCTTTTCTCAGCACGCAGTCCCTTTGGGTTTGGGCGTGATCACCAACCTCATCCTCTGCATTCAGCTCCTATTTCCATATCTTCTTCCTGTTT ttcTGAAGGATAA
- the SERTM1 gene encoding serine-rich and transmembrane domain-containing protein 1 isoform X2: MSEPDPSSGFVGNMENGTFLELYPTSLSTSVDSSPGRLSNVYVYVSIFLSLLAFLLLLLIIALQRLKNIISSSSSYPEYNSDAGSSFTNLEVCSISSQRSALSNLSS, translated from the coding sequence ATGTCAGAACCCGACCCTTCATCTGGATTTGTGGGAAACATGGAAAATGGGACTTTTCTGGAGCTGTATCCCACATCCCTTTCAACTTCAGTGGATTCATCACCTGGCCGTTTATCCAACGTCTACGTCTATGTTTCTATATTCCTTAGTCTCTtagcttttctccttttgctaCTGATCATTGCACTTCAGAGGCTGAAAAACATCATTTCTTCCAGTTCCTCCTACCCTGAGTACAATAGTGATGCTGGAAGTTCATTCACTAACTTAGAGGTTTGCAGTATTTCTTCCCAGCGCTCTGCTCTCTCAAACCtttcttcatga